The Passer domesticus isolate bPasDom1 chromosome 31, bPasDom1.hap1, whole genome shotgun sequence genome has a window encoding:
- the ZC3H10 gene encoding LOW QUALITY PROTEIN: zinc finger CCCH domain-containing protein 10 (The sequence of the model RefSeq protein was modified relative to this genomic sequence to represent the inferred CDS: inserted 1 base in 1 codon; deleted 1 base in 1 codon): MPDRDSYPGPGGGAGSGDEASPVRDDDICRDFLRNVCKRXKRCRFRHPDISEVTNLGVRKNEFIFCHDFQNKECVRLNCRFIHGTKEDEDAYKKTGELPPRLRHKVAAGLGLSPADLPNSKEEVPICRDFLKGDCQRGAKCKFQHLQRDYEQGLGPGGRRYEPYDGLYEPDEPVLKRRRAAEGLYEGYEYAFGSPRAVEYRLLEEENALLRKRVEDLKKQVNNLLATNEVLLEQNAQFRNQAKVMTLSSTAAGGEQPLAPAVTNYNHSIAQTHTTLSSQALQPRPVTQQDLVAPAGAQAAPPANAAPPPPPPMNPEIAPLSAALAQTIAQGMAPPPVSMAPVAVSVAPVAVSMAQPLGGITMSHATTPMVTYPIASQSMRITAMPH, translated from the exons ATGCCGGACCGTGACTCctaccccggccccggcggcggcgccggcagCGGCGACGAGGCGTCCCCCGTGCGC GACGACGACATCTGCCGCGACTTCCTGCGCAACGTCTGCAAGC GCAAGCGCTGCCGCTTCCGGCACCCCGACATCTCCGAGGTCACCAACCTGGGCGTGCGCAAGAACGAGTTCATCTTCTGCCACGACTTCCAGAACAAGGAGTGCGTGCGCCTCAACTGCCGCTTCATCCACGGCACCAAGGAGGACGAGGACGCCTACAAGAAGACGGGCGAGCTGCCGCCGCGCCTGCGCCACAAAGTGGCGGCCGGCCTGGGCTTGTCGCCGGCCGACCTGCCCAACAGCAAGGAGGAGGTGCCCATCTGCCGGGACTTCCTCAAGGGGGATTGCCAGCGCGGCGCCAAGTGCAAGTTCCAGCACCTGCAGCGGGACTAcgagcaggggctgggccccGGCGGGCGCCGCTACGAGCCCTACGACGGCCTCTACGAGCCCGACGAGCCGGTGCTGAAGCGGCGGCGCGCCGCCGAGGGGCTCTACGAGGGCTACGAGTACGCCTTCGGCAGCCCGCGCGCCGTGGAGTAccggctgctggaggaggagaacgCGCTGCTCAGGAAGCGCGTGGAGGACCTCAAGAAGCAGGTCAACAACCTGCTGGCCACCAAcgaggtgctgctggagcagaacGCGCAGTTCCGCAACCAGGCCAAGGTGATGACGCTGAGCTCCacggcggcgggcggcgagcagccgctggcgcccgCCGTCACCAACTACAACCACAGCATCGCCCAGACGCACACCacgctcagcagccaggccctgCAGCCCCGCCCCGTCACCCAGCAGGATTTGGTGGCGCCGGCGGGCGCGCAGGCGGCCCCGCCGGCCaacgccgcgccgccgccgccgccgcccatGAACCCCGAGATCGCGCCGCTGTCGGCGGCGCTGGCGCAGACCATCGCGCAGGGCATGGCGCCGCCGCCCGTCTCCATGGCGCCCGTGGCCGTGTCGGTGGCGCCCGTGGCCGTGTCCATGGCGCAGCCGCTCGGCGGCATCACCATGAGCCACGCCACCACGCCCATGGTCACCTACCCCATCGCCTCGCAGAGCATGAGGATAACGGCCATGCCGCACTGA